A segment of the Commensalibacter oyaizuii genome:
AAATTTTGATTATCAAAAGCAACTAGGGCATTTTAATTTAAGAATTTTTGATAAAGCAGAAGCAACAGAGTGGCTTTATCAAAATTATGGCGTTGAGGCTCGTCATATTTTTCTTTCTGCACGTCATCCTGCTGAAGCAGCAGATTTCCTTCGTATTCATGTCATCAATCATTATGGTGGTTGGTGGTTGGATGCCGATATACGTATTAGATCAATAGAACAATTTTATTCTGTTATTTCAACAGCGTACGAACACGTGTTTTTGTTGACAGACAATTATGTTGTTCACAATGATTTCTTTGGTTCTGTTGCCAATAGTCCTATTTTGAACGAATGTATTCGTACTTTATATCATAATTCCTACATGCATAAAGATTTGTTTATCGCATATAAAACAGGACCGGGAGTCTTTAATCGCGCAATCAACAGAATTTTATATCGTTGTATCAAGGGAGAGGCAAAATCACCTTCTTTGATTATACTAGATCATCATAAGTTTTGGAATGTAATCGAAGATTTTGAGACACCATACAAAACAGCAACTCCGCACTGGATGGCATCTTAGTATGAATATGCTGTTAAAAGCAGCATTTTTTTGTAAGTTAAAATTCAATTATTAAAGGTACATGATCTGAAGGCTGTTCTTTGGATCGTTCCTTTTTGTCAATAGTAACTTTGTAAAGTTGCTCGGCAATTTTTGGGGATAACAAGGCATGGTCAATTCTTAGTCCTGCATTACGTTGCCAAGCCCCCCGAGTGTAGTCCCAAAAGGTATAGTAATGCTGTGTAGGGTAGAGGGATCTAACTGCGTCTGTTAGTCCAGCCCACAATAGTTGGTAAAAGCCTCGACGGCTCTGAGGATTGATTAAGGCATCTTCGGCAGATAGAGTTTCAGGTGCGAAGTCTTGGTCTGTTGGACAAATATTGAAGTCTCCAGCAAAAATACAATTCTTTCTTTGTTCCAGTAATGTTTTTGCACGTAATATTAAGGCGTTAATAAAGTCGATTTTTCGTTGAAAACCTTCCTCTCCCCCTGAATTTCCGTTAGGAAGGTATAGATTGCACAAAATAATATTTTCACTTTCAATTTCAATATAGCGTGCTTGAGGATTTTTTTCGTCGAGGTCAGGCAGGGTAGTATAGTGTAATTGGTATGGGTGACGGCTTAAAATAGCAACACCATTATAGGCTTTTTGGCCATGTACAACGGCTTGGTACCCCAAATCTTCAAATGACTGGACGGGGAATTGTTCGGTTTGGCACTTGATTTCTTGTAGAAAAAGCCAGTCTGGTTGTTCTTTTTTTAACCATTCTTGAACAAGTTCTTTTCGTTGTCGAACAGAGTTGACATTCCAAGTGGCAAGTTTCATAAAATATAGACCTAGTATAAATGAATATGTGATATATTTTATGATAATATTAAATGATTAAGATAGCGTAAATGCAAAACCAATTAATTTTTAGAAATTTTGCTGATTAAATTTAATTCTATTACGTTTTGTCATTTATAACAAATATAGAAAAGGCATAATCATGAAACTGGCTGCCTATGCTGTACAAGAAACGAGTGCCAGAGGGCGCGTTTATCCCGAAGCGGAATCCGTTAGCCGAACACCATGGCAGCGGGATAGGGATCGTGTTGTTCATTCGACGGCTTTTCGTGTATTACAATATAAAACACAAGTTTTTATTAATCACGAAGGTGATTTTTTCCGAACACGTTTAACACATTCTCTTGAAGTGGCACAAATTGCCAGTTCGATTGCGCGTTCTTTACAATTGAATGAAGATCTGACTCAGTGTTTAGCATTGGCACATGATTTAGGGCACCCGCCTTTCGGTCATGCAGGGGAATGGGCGTTACAAGAAGTAATGAAGGAATATAATGGTTTTAGCCATAATGATCAATCTCTTCGCCAAGTTACACGTCTTGAACAACGTTATGTTCATTTTGACGGATTAAATTTAACGTGGGAGAGTTTAGAAGGGCTGGCAAAACATAATGGCCCTGTTTTAAAGCCAGATCCGTATTTACAAACATATAACCAATATTACCCTTTAGAATTATCTAGTTACGCCTCAGCCGAGGCTCAAATTGCATCCATTTCCGATGACATCGCATATCATAGTCATGATTTAGATGATGGATTACGGGCGGGGTTATTAAATCTAAATGAGTTGAGAGATTTGCCTTTGGTAGGAGAAGCCTTGCACGAAGCTAAAAAAGCAATGAATGATTGTCAGTTCACCGAACACTTTGATAATAGGTTACGACATGAGATGATTCGCAGGATTATCGATTATTTAGTTACCGATTTAAAAACGCAAACTTTGCGTAATATAGAGGCCTTGGCACCCAAGCACGTTGATGATATTCGATACGCGAAAATAGGGGTAGTACAGTTTAGTGACGAGGTGGGTAAAGCCAATCAACAGATTCGTCAGTTTTTATACCAGAATCTATATTATCACTGGCGTGTGAATCGTATGAGTCGTAAAGGCAAACAATTAGTAAAGGAATTATTTTCAATTCTATCAGAGAATACTGATTTATTACCCAAAGAATGGCAAAAACGATTACAAAAAGCCTCTGAAAGAAAGCAAAGAAAAGGTGAATTACGCGTTGTGGCAGATTATATAGCTGGTATGACTGACCGTTACGCGATCGAGGAATATCAGCGTTTAACGGATTTAGCGGTATTGGCCTAAGTTATTTACTAGTGTTATATAAAAGATAGAATGGCTTTTTTACAAAGGGTTCGGTAAAAGGGAATTCAAATATTCATTTGGTTTTGAGAAAGATAGTTTTTATATGAATGATCATAATCTGTACGTGTTCTTCCGTCATTCTGTTTTAGAAGCTTTACGACAGACCGTGCCAGAATTACCCCAAACAATAATAGATCGCGTCGAATTGACCCCAACCAAAGATCCTGTTCATGGGGACATGGCAACGAATGCAGCACTCATCGTTGCAAAGTTTGTCAAACGTCGTCCTCAAGAGTTGGCCGTGGAATTGGCAGATTATTTGAAACAAATTGATGGGATTGATCATGCAGAACCCGCAGGGCCCGGTTTTGTTAACTTAAAAATCTCGACCAAGATGTTTCAAAATTTGTTAAGTACGATCTTACGAACAGGAGAGATCTTTGGTGCCAGTAAGATTGGTCATGGTACAAAGGTAAATGTTGAATATGTTTCTGCTAATCCAACAGGGCCAATGCATGTTGGTCATTGTCGAGGTGCTGTGGTTGGCGATGTGTTGGCCAATTTGATGGCTAAAACTGGATTTGATGTTACCAAAGAATATTATATTAATGATGCTGGTGCGCAAGTGATTGCACTGACATGGGCAACATATTGGCGGTATTTACAAGCCTTGGGGCAAGATTGTCCGGCAGAAATGTTTGAGGATCGTTTCAAACATATTATGCCGACGGGATTGCAATATCAAGGGGACTACTTAATTCCTGTTGGGCAAAAGTTGGCCCAAGATTATGGGGATAAATTATTAAATGGCAGCGAAAACTTGCCGTTGCCCACGTGGTTTGAAACGGTCCGCAAATGTGCGCTAGAATCCATGATGGCTGGCATTCGTGATGATTTAACAGCACTTGGTGTTCATCACGACATATTTGTTTCCGAGTTATCTATCTTACATTCTGGAATGGCAGATAAAGCCCTAGAATCGCTAAAAGAACAAGGGCTGCTTTATACGGGTGTTTTGGAACCTCCAAAAGGTAAGGTTGTTGAAGATTGGGAACAACGCCCACAAACTCTGTTTAAATCTACAGCTTATGGTGATGATGTCGATCGTCCTTTACGCAAATCAGACGGGTCTGCGACATATTTTGCTAATGATATCGGATATCATTATG
Coding sequences within it:
- the argS gene encoding arginine--tRNA ligase produces the protein MNDHNLYVFFRHSVLEALRQTVPELPQTIIDRVELTPTKDPVHGDMATNAALIVAKFVKRRPQELAVELADYLKQIDGIDHAEPAGPGFVNLKISTKMFQNLLSTILRTGEIFGASKIGHGTKVNVEYVSANPTGPMHVGHCRGAVVGDVLANLMAKTGFDVTKEYYINDAGAQVIALTWATYWRYLQALGQDCPAEMFEDRFKHIMPTGLQYQGDYLIPVGQKLAQDYGDKLLNGSENLPLPTWFETVRKCALESMMAGIRDDLTALGVHHDIFVSELSILHSGMADKALESLKEQGLLYTGVLEPPKGKVVEDWEQRPQTLFKSTAYGDDVDRPLRKSDGSATYFANDIGYHYDKVERGAQVLIDIWGADHGGYVPRMRAAIKALTNQKPVDFEVVLCQIVRVVRNGEVVKMSKRAGTFITLRDLIDEVGKDAVRFTMLTRKADAQMNFDLEQVVAQTRDNPVFYVQYAHARCRSVLRSAIEKFGNDVICAAQLAKAKLDQLQSDAELAVMRRLAQWPRVVESAALVREPHRIAYYLMEVAADFHALWNAGRDDATLRFIQEDDTSGTMARLALVEATACVIRSAMMILGVEPVEEMR
- a CDS encoding deoxyguanosinetriphosphate triphosphohydrolase, which translates into the protein MKLAAYAVQETSARGRVYPEAESVSRTPWQRDRDRVVHSTAFRVLQYKTQVFINHEGDFFRTRLTHSLEVAQIASSIARSLQLNEDLTQCLALAHDLGHPPFGHAGEWALQEVMKEYNGFSHNDQSLRQVTRLEQRYVHFDGLNLTWESLEGLAKHNGPVLKPDPYLQTYNQYYPLELSSYASAEAQIASISDDIAYHSHDLDDGLRAGLLNLNELRDLPLVGEALHEAKKAMNDCQFTEHFDNRLRHEMIRRIIDYLVTDLKTQTLRNIEALAPKHVDDIRYAKIGVVQFSDEVGKANQQIRQFLYQNLYYHWRVNRMSRKGKQLVKELFSILSENTDLLPKEWQKRLQKASERKQRKGELRVVADYIAGMTDRYAIEEYQRLTDLAVLA
- the xth gene encoding exodeoxyribonuclease III; its protein translation is MKLATWNVNSVRQRKELVQEWLKKEQPDWLFLQEIKCQTEQFPVQSFEDLGYQAVVHGQKAYNGVAILSRHPYQLHYTTLPDLDEKNPQARYIEIESENIILCNLYLPNGNSGGEEGFQRKIDFINALILRAKTLLEQRKNCIFAGDFNICPTDQDFAPETLSAEDALINPQSRRGFYQLLWAGLTDAVRSLYPTQHYYTFWDYTRGAWQRNAGLRIDHALLSPKIAEQLYKVTIDKKERSKEQPSDHVPLIIEF